From one Bacillus sp. FJAT-42376 genomic stretch:
- a CDS encoding RNA ligase, translating into MFPKDQYMKEVESKFITRRHHPEHPHIVILNYTEHATYEKRWNEVTLHCRGLIIDEASGEVLARPFPKFFNHGEMPELESEIPFSETPEFTVKQDGSLGICYRVNDKLYWATRGSFESEQAKAAQQIWDRQYAHVQVPHEITLLVEIIHPATRVVVDYNGMSDLIIIGAINRFTGHDYPYNELQELGKALGMQVTEQIKLTVEEAIKLKETIDHNSEGWVLRWPNGMRLKIKGSSYLDIHKIAYGLSDKLKTEYWSQGKMDELILKMPEEFRTEIERFTSTLDQNLNDLSKMITDHYSNASVNSSDRKSFAMYVNQHVPNELKYLVFKKADAKLHEEILKEHIYKHYLQYIGRPSDAVL; encoded by the coding sequence GTGTTTCCAAAAGATCAATACATGAAAGAAGTGGAGAGCAAGTTTATTACAAGGAGACACCATCCGGAACATCCTCATATCGTAATCCTTAACTATACCGAGCACGCAACATATGAGAAACGTTGGAATGAAGTGACATTACATTGCAGGGGGTTAATTATTGATGAGGCATCCGGCGAAGTCTTAGCCAGGCCCTTCCCTAAATTCTTTAATCATGGAGAAATGCCGGAATTAGAGTCAGAGATTCCATTTTCGGAGACGCCGGAATTTACGGTTAAACAGGATGGCTCTTTGGGCATTTGCTATCGAGTGAATGATAAACTGTACTGGGCGACGAGAGGTTCCTTTGAATCCGAGCAGGCAAAAGCAGCACAGCAGATTTGGGACCGTCAATACGCCCATGTGCAGGTTCCTCATGAAATTACTTTGTTAGTGGAGATTATCCATCCTGCTACCAGAGTTGTTGTCGATTACAACGGCATGTCCGATTTGATTATCATTGGGGCCATTAACCGGTTTACGGGACATGATTATCCCTATAACGAGCTGCAGGAACTCGGAAAAGCACTCGGAATGCAGGTTACGGAACAAATCAAGTTAACGGTTGAAGAAGCGATCAAGTTAAAAGAAACCATTGATCATAATAGCGAAGGCTGGGTTCTTAGATGGCCAAATGGGATGAGGCTGAAGATTAAAGGCAGCAGCTATTTAGACATCCACAAAATTGCTTATGGACTATCAGACAAGCTGAAAACGGAATACTGGTCCCAGGGAAAAATGGATGAATTAATTCTAAAAATGCCTGAAGAGTTCAGAACAGAAATCGAGCGCTTTACATCCACTCTTGATCAAAACCTGAATGACCTGTCCAAGATGATTACCGATCACTATTCGAACGCGAGCGTAAATTCTTCCGATCGAAAATCGTTCGCGATGTATGTCAATCAGCATGTGCCGAACGAGCTTAAATATTTAGTCTTTAAAAAAGCAGATGCTAAATTACATGAAGAGATCCTGAAGGAGCATATATATAAACATTACTTGCAGTACATAGGGAGGCCAAGCGATGCCGTCCTTTAA
- a CDS encoding HNH endonuclease family protein, protein MLKKSMLFVFILVLSFAVVKLPAASAVPSVTPSKATVQSYLNSLTVKSEESMTGYSRDKFPHWISQGGGCDTRQVVLKRDADSYSGSCPVTSGVWYSYYDGVMVYSPSEMDIDHVVPLAEAWRSGASSWTTAKRESFANDLSGPQLIAVTASSNRSKGDQDPSTWKPSRSGASCGYAKWWITTKYNWDLHLQSSEKTALQSMLNTCSY, encoded by the coding sequence ATGCTTAAAAAATCAATGCTGTTTGTTTTTATCCTGGTTCTCTCATTTGCTGTTGTGAAACTGCCTGCGGCTTCGGCTGTTCCTTCCGTGACTCCTTCCAAGGCGACCGTTCAGTCGTACTTGAACTCTCTGACTGTGAAGAGCGAGGAGTCTATGACAGGCTACTCGAGGGACAAGTTCCCTCACTGGATTAGTCAAGGCGGAGGATGCGATACCCGCCAGGTTGTACTCAAGCGTGATGCCGACTCTTACAGTGGAAGCTGCCCTGTCACTTCCGGTGTATGGTACAGTTACTATGACGGTGTCATGGTTTACTCTCCGTCTGAAATGGACATTGATCACGTGGTCCCGCTCGCTGAAGCGTGGCGTTCCGGCGCAAGCAGCTGGACGACAGCAAAGCGCGAAAGCTTTGCCAATGATCTAAGCGGCCCTCAGCTTATTGCGGTAACGGCAAGCTCAAACCGCTCCAAAGGCGACCAGGATCCATCAACATGGAAGCCATCCCGCTCCGGTGCAAGCTGCGGCTATGCGAAGTGGTGGATTACAACCAAATACAACTGGGACCTGCATCTGCAGTCATCGGAGAAAACGGCGCTGCAAAGCATGCTTAACACCTGCTCCTACTAA
- a CDS encoding pre-toxin TG domain-containing protein has protein sequence MTDIQIKPQELLELAQKIGQSIQIAQEGQSIITKASSYATTADIEHAKMNLLKQLETYLGKLDHGHQKVFIARELMLGTDKNCAAIYAENPWDVPKSIKDNPMAIIEWKRKHIYFENGVLVNPMGNVETPKSTIKKTSPKINYKSIVRTLPKTKLVKKKNKLAEALRDSVEMQLNTHPATMGTLDQLKTLTGRDPLTWKKISDLERKRAGSAWLDSIPGISNFKSAKELSSGENAITKEKLSNFDKVVAAITIGGGAYTRPLKPGIRAIKNIPKQLVRKADDMVGKVDVKTGSYRSLDKKIGNAYDIAKNGGKHSGFYKQYINKSPEEIKKGIQSINKQISEHQDKIKNPEKSIPNFKNLDPRQQEALINKKWPSDIQRQMEQKRILEGILRGK, from the coding sequence ATGACGGATATCCAAATCAAACCGCAGGAACTCCTGGAACTCGCCCAGAAAATCGGCCAGTCCATCCAAATCGCTCAGGAAGGCCAATCCATCATCACCAAAGCCTCCTCCTACGCTACCACCGCTGATATTGAACATGCTAAAATGAACTTATTGAAACAACTGGAAACGTACCTCGGAAAATTAGATCATGGACATCAGAAGGTGTTTATTGCGCGGGAGCTGATGCTCGGAACGGACAAAAATTGTGCTGCCATCTACGCAGAAAATCCATGGGACGTTCCAAAATCGATTAAGGACAACCCTATGGCCATCATTGAATGGAAAAGAAAACATATTTACTTTGAAAATGGTGTTTTAGTTAATCCTATGGGGAATGTAGAGACACCAAAATCTACAATAAAGAAAACCAGTCCAAAAATTAATTATAAAAGCATAGTAAGAACACTCCCTAAAACCAAGCTCGTAAAGAAAAAGAATAAATTAGCAGAGGCACTGAGGGATTCTGTAGAAATGCAGTTAAACACTCACCCTGCAACAATGGGAACCCTGGACCAATTAAAAACCCTAACCGGGCGTGATCCGCTTACTTGGAAAAAAATATCTGATTTAGAAAGAAAACGGGCGGGATCGGCATGGCTGGACAGTATTCCGGGAATTTCAAATTTTAAATCTGCCAAAGAACTAAGCTCAGGTGAAAATGCTATTACCAAAGAAAAGCTATCCAATTTCGATAAAGTCGTTGCTGCCATCACAATAGGTGGCGGAGCTTACACCCGTCCGTTAAAACCTGGTATCAGGGCCATAAAAAACATTCCGAAGCAGCTGGTGCGGAAAGCGGATGATATGGTAGGGAAGGTTGATGTGAAGACTGGTTCGTATAGGTCGTTGGATAAGAAGATAGGTAATGCATATGATATTGCAAAAAATGGAGGAAAACATTCAGGTTTTTATAAGCAATATATAAATAAGTCCCCTGAGGAAATAAAGAAAGGTATACAATCAATCAATAAACAGATTTCAGAGCATCAAGATAAAATAAAAAATCCTGAGAAGTCCATTCCGAATTTTAAAAATTTAGATCCAAGACAACAGGAAGCTTTGATAAATAAAAAATGGCCATCTGATATTCAAAGGCAAATGGAACAAAAACGAATACTTGAAGGAATATTAAGAGGAAAGTAA
- a CDS encoding ATP-binding protein, whose product MPSFNMMIGLPGSGKSTYAEKLAKEIDAVVFSSDLLRQELLGDVHDQESNEFIFEEMHRRIIQHLDTGGNVIYDATNTNRKRRKHLINHVIKCEKKSAYYINEHYDTVTKRNTNRERRVSQQVIDKMYQSLQIPLVNEGWDELIVVSSEKNTLDSRLPLENMITAELEHDVLFSHLQSHIPDFQSIYNVPHDSSYHSFSISRHTYHVWERILNNDHEADKLQLLWAALFHDLGKGFCKSFVNFKGESTRYASFIGHEYVSSQLAVYWLTKLGYDKSFIQLTSDLIQMHMVPMNASDKKMKEVKQLIGEHAFNQLMILHEADTGAK is encoded by the coding sequence ATGCCGTCCTTTAATATGATGATCGGATTGCCCGGGAGCGGTAAATCCACCTATGCTGAAAAACTGGCAAAAGAAATCGATGCCGTGGTCTTTTCCTCCGATTTACTTAGACAGGAATTGCTGGGAGATGTCCATGATCAGGAAAGCAATGAGTTCATTTTTGAAGAAATGCATAGAAGAATCATCCAACACCTGGATACCGGCGGAAATGTAATTTATGATGCCACCAACACGAACCGCAAACGCAGAAAACACTTGATCAACCATGTGATCAAATGCGAAAAGAAATCGGCTTACTATATAAATGAACATTATGATACCGTCACGAAACGGAACACGAATCGCGAACGAAGAGTTTCACAGCAGGTCATCGATAAAATGTATCAATCCTTGCAGATTCCATTAGTTAACGAAGGCTGGGATGAATTGATTGTTGTTTCAAGTGAAAAGAATACGTTGGATTCCAGACTGCCTCTGGAAAACATGATTACTGCTGAATTAGAGCATGATGTACTTTTCAGCCATCTCCAATCCCATATTCCCGACTTTCAATCCATCTATAATGTGCCCCATGACTCTTCCTATCATAGCTTCTCCATAAGCAGGCACACGTATCATGTTTGGGAGAGGATTTTAAATAATGATCACGAAGCGGATAAACTTCAACTGCTGTGGGCTGCCTTGTTTCATGATCTGGGGAAAGGATTCTGCAAGTCCTTTGTTAATTTTAAAGGGGAGTCAACACGATACGCGAGCTTCATAGGACACGAATACGTATCCTCCCAGCTGGCCGTATACTGGCTAACGAAACTCGGATACGACAAATCATTTATACAATTAACAAGTGATCTCATACAAATGCACATGGTTCCCATGAATGCATCTGACAAGAAAATGAAAGAGGTTAAGCAGCTGATCGGGGAGCATGCATTTAACCAGCTTATGATCCTTCATGAAGCAGATACTGGTGCGAAGTGA
- a CDS encoding bifunctional diguanylate cyclase/phosphodiesterase, producing MEHAPIMYNIPLVILSIIIAVTASFAALDVSIKINKAKRPARFIWLVSGAFAMGLGIWAMHFVAMLALHLSMPVSYDLTVVILSIIPAIIASGLALYVISRETAAGRVRIVLAALLMAVGIVSMHYTGMAAMKMAAVIEYDAFLWTLSAVIAFITSIVALYLLQYVSQNHSKPGIWRIKAGSALIMGIAIAGMHYTGMAAAKFTPHAHHTMSMEAAMDNTLLAYSIAFCMLVIFGIMFISMFVDQRFEHQSIQSERKFRSVFESANDAIILADAKGLILSWNEGAERMFGYREADVTGRNLQVIIPDEYKEAHQKGMNRYLSTGEERVVGKTVELEGLKKDGSRFPIELSLASWKEDNKVYFSSIIRDITERKKNEKRINQMVYRDPLTDLPNRLLLNDRLSAAIIQADAAQQQIGIMFMDLDRFKNINDTLGHDAGDRLLKEVAKRLKSALDSSDTVSRQGGDEFIILLPNTGTTELTKKAKMIIDLFSRSITIKDIELFVTPSIGIAVYPADGRDIETLIKNADTAMYRVKEDGKNNFQFYAPSMNEIVSKKMQLENGMRKALKQNEFTVVYQPQVEVATGTIIGVEALLRWNHPEWGMISPAEFIPIAEETGLILPIGEWVLYEACLQNKRWQQDGYPPIRMAVNISSRQFQQSNLVEMVTDTLSRADLHPAYLELELTESIIQDSQHAVSKMQQLRDMGIHLSIDDFGTGYSSLSYLKTFPINTLKIDQTFTRNIYTDPKDASLVDTIINMAHNLNLKVIAEGVETEEQRKFLENKNCNEAQGYLFSRPIAAEDITAMLEKQPAVSVR from the coding sequence ATGGAACACGCACCAATCATGTACAACATTCCACTTGTTATCCTTTCCATCATTATCGCTGTTACAGCTTCGTTTGCAGCGCTTGATGTCAGTATTAAAATTAATAAAGCGAAGCGGCCTGCCCGTTTTATTTGGCTCGTGTCAGGTGCCTTTGCGATGGGCCTTGGAATTTGGGCGATGCATTTTGTGGCGATGCTTGCGCTTCATTTGTCGATGCCGGTCTCGTATGACTTAACGGTCGTCATCCTTTCCATTATTCCAGCGATTATTGCTTCCGGTTTGGCGCTGTATGTCATCAGCAGAGAGACGGCTGCTGGAAGAGTGCGAATTGTTTTGGCCGCACTGCTCATGGCAGTGGGGATTGTATCCATGCATTATACCGGCATGGCTGCGATGAAGATGGCGGCTGTCATTGAGTATGATGCCTTTTTGTGGACCCTTTCAGCTGTCATTGCTTTTATAACCTCCATTGTGGCGCTGTATTTGCTGCAGTATGTAAGTCAGAATCACAGCAAACCTGGTATTTGGCGGATTAAGGCGGGGAGTGCGCTCATTATGGGCATCGCGATTGCCGGTATGCATTACACAGGAATGGCGGCTGCAAAATTTACTCCTCATGCCCATCATACGATGTCGATGGAAGCGGCCATGGATAATACACTCTTAGCTTATTCCATTGCCTTTTGCATGCTGGTGATCTTCGGGATTATGTTCATCAGCATGTTCGTGGATCAGCGGTTTGAGCACCAATCCATTCAGTCCGAAAGAAAATTCCGTTCCGTCTTCGAATCGGCGAACGATGCGATTATTTTAGCGGATGCGAAGGGCCTCATCCTTTCCTGGAACGAGGGGGCGGAGAGGATGTTTGGCTACAGGGAGGCAGATGTGACCGGCCGGAACCTGCAGGTCATCATCCCGGACGAGTACAAAGAAGCCCATCAAAAGGGGATGAATCGCTACCTTTCCACGGGAGAAGAGCGGGTAGTCGGAAAAACCGTGGAGCTTGAGGGGCTGAAAAAAGACGGGAGCCGGTTCCCGATTGAGCTGTCCTTGGCCTCCTGGAAGGAAGACAACAAGGTCTATTTCAGCAGCATTATCCGGGATATTACAGAACGGAAGAAAAATGAGAAACGTATTAACCAAATGGTGTACCGGGATCCGTTAACGGATTTGCCGAACCGGCTGCTGTTAAATGACAGGCTGTCGGCCGCAATCATTCAGGCGGATGCTGCTCAGCAGCAAATCGGCATCATGTTTATGGATTTGGACCGCTTTAAGAATATTAATGACACCCTTGGCCATGATGCGGGGGACCGGCTGCTGAAGGAAGTCGCGAAGCGCCTGAAATCGGCTCTTGATTCGTCCGATACCGTCAGCCGGCAGGGCGGAGATGAGTTCATTATTCTCCTTCCTAACACCGGTACGACAGAGCTGACGAAAAAGGCGAAAATGATCATCGATTTGTTCAGCCGGTCCATTACGATCAAGGACATCGAGCTGTTTGTCACCCCGTCCATTGGGATTGCCGTCTATCCGGCAGATGGCCGTGACATTGAGACGTTAATAAAGAATGCCGATACAGCGATGTACAGGGTGAAGGAAGACGGGAAAAACAACTTCCAGTTCTATGCTCCGAGCATGAATGAAATCGTTTCAAAGAAAATGCAGCTTGAAAACGGAATGCGGAAAGCGCTGAAACAAAACGAATTTACCGTTGTGTATCAGCCTCAAGTGGAAGTGGCGACGGGGACAATCATTGGGGTGGAGGCACTGCTCCGCTGGAATCATCCCGAATGGGGCATGATTTCCCCTGCAGAATTTATCCCGATTGCCGAAGAAACCGGCTTAATCCTGCCGATTGGAGAATGGGTGCTTTATGAGGCCTGCCTTCAGAATAAAAGGTGGCAGCAAGACGGCTATCCCCCGATTCGCATGGCTGTGAACATTTCTTCCCGCCAGTTTCAGCAAAGCAATCTCGTGGAAATGGTTACAGACACCTTATCAAGAGCGGATCTTCATCCAGCCTATCTGGAGCTTGAATTGACGGAGAGCATTATCCAGGACTCCCAGCATGCCGTCAGCAAAATGCAGCAGCTCAGAGACATGGGCATTCACCTGTCCATCGACGACTTCGGAACTGGCTATTCGTCTCTCAGCTACCTGAAGACATTCCCGATCAATACACTGAAAATCGACCAAACCTTTACACGAAATATCTACACCGACCCAAAAGACGCGTCCCTTGTTGACACCATCATCAATATGGCGCACAACCTGAATTTAAAGGTGATTGCAGAAGGCGTTGAAACAGAGGAACAGAGGAAGTTCCTGGAAAACAAGAACTGCAATGAAGCACAAGGCTACCTTTTTAGCCGCCCGATTGCAGCGGAAGACATCACAGCCATGCTTGAAAAACAGCCGGCTGTCAGCGTTAGATAG